From one Catellatospora sp. IY07-71 genomic stretch:
- a CDS encoding ABC transporter ATP-binding protein, translating to MTDIRVEDAYAPRAGAQHLLEVKDLFVEFHTRDGVARVINGVSYHLDPGETLAVLGESGSGKSVTAQAIMGILDMPPAKIPSGQILYKGEDLLAMPEEKRRQVRGKEIAMIFQDALSALNPVFPVGWQISETLRTRAGMSKKDATRRAIELMDQVKIPAAKARVKDYPHQFSGGMRQRVMIAMALAMDPKVLIADEPTTALDVTVQAQIMDLLADLRRDLNMGLILITHDLGVVADVADRIAVMYAGRIIEHADVHTLYKSPAHPYTQGLLDSIPRLDSKGTELATIKGLPPNLLRPPTGCAFHPRCPYVKSVCTTSTPRSLDLGHGRTSACHFAKEMLDGTLR from the coding sequence ATGACTGACATCCGCGTAGAAGACGCGTACGCACCCCGGGCCGGTGCGCAGCACCTGCTCGAGGTGAAGGACCTGTTCGTCGAGTTCCACACCCGCGACGGCGTGGCCCGCGTGATCAACGGCGTGTCGTACCACCTGGACCCGGGCGAGACGCTCGCGGTGCTGGGCGAGTCCGGCTCGGGCAAGTCGGTCACCGCGCAGGCGATCATGGGCATCCTGGACATGCCGCCCGCGAAGATCCCGAGCGGGCAGATCCTCTACAAGGGCGAGGACCTGCTCGCCATGCCGGAGGAGAAGCGCCGGCAGGTGCGCGGCAAGGAGATCGCCATGATCTTCCAGGACGCGCTGTCGGCCCTGAACCCGGTCTTCCCGGTCGGCTGGCAGATCTCCGAGACGCTGCGCACCCGCGCGGGCATGTCGAAGAAGGACGCCACCAGGCGGGCGATCGAGCTGATGGACCAGGTCAAGATCCCGGCAGCGAAAGCCCGGGTCAAGGACTACCCGCACCAGTTCTCCGGCGGTATGCGCCAGCGCGTCATGATCGCCATGGCGCTGGCCATGGACCCGAAGGTGCTCATCGCCGACGAGCCCACCACCGCGCTCGACGTGACGGTGCAGGCGCAGATCATGGACCTGCTCGCGGACCTGCGCCGCGACCTGAACATGGGCCTGATCCTGATCACCCACGACCTCGGCGTGGTCGCCGACGTCGCGGACCGGATCGCGGTCATGTACGCCGGCCGCATCATCGAGCACGCCGACGTGCACACGCTCTACAAGAGCCCCGCGCACCCCTACACCCAGGGCCTGCTCGACTCGATCCCGCGGCTCGACTCCAAGGGCACCGAGCTGGCGACGATCAAGGGCCTGCCGCCGAACCTGCTGCGCCCGCCGACCGGCTGCGCGTTCCACCCGCGCTGCCCGTACGTCAAGTCGGTCTGCACGACCTCGACACCCCGATCGCTGGACCTCGGCCACGGCCGGACCAGCGCCTGCCACTTCGCGAAGGAGATGCTCGATGGCACACTCCGCTGA
- a CDS encoding ABC transporter permease, whose amino-acid sequence MSDFETVTATELHSATPGPAGAPNAPGQPHTMEVSKPRSATADAWRDLRRRPLFWLAVAIGLLVLAITAVPSLFTSGDPLACSLSNQNAAPSGAAIFGYDYQGCDVYTRAIYGTRNSMMIGFFSALFAGFLAIVAGLTSGFFGGAVDAVISRIVDIVLGLPLILAGLVLMYRIDNAGGGNGARIAGFVLILGGLGWTTAARVVRSSVITAKNQDYVAAARMLGAGNGRIMWRHILPNALAPFLVVITIALGTFIAAEASLSFLGVGLEPPAQSWGQQISAASPIGLVRTNPIPLLVPSTFLALTVLAFIIMGDKIREAFDPKLR is encoded by the coding sequence ATGAGTGATTTCGAGACTGTGACCGCCACCGAGCTGCACAGCGCGACCCCGGGCCCGGCCGGCGCGCCGAACGCGCCCGGCCAGCCGCACACCATGGAGGTCAGCAAGCCGCGCAGCGCCACCGCCGACGCGTGGCGCGACCTGCGCCGCCGCCCGCTGTTCTGGCTGGCCGTCGCGATCGGCCTGCTGGTGCTGGCCATCACCGCGGTGCCCAGCCTGTTCACCAGCGGGGACCCGCTGGCCTGTTCGCTGTCGAACCAGAACGCGGCGCCCAGCGGGGCGGCCATCTTCGGTTACGACTACCAGGGCTGCGACGTCTACACGCGGGCCATCTACGGCACCCGCAACTCGATGATGATCGGCTTCTTCTCGGCGCTGTTCGCCGGTTTCCTCGCCATCGTCGCCGGGCTCACCTCCGGCTTCTTCGGCGGGGCGGTCGACGCGGTGATCTCCCGGATCGTCGACATCGTGCTCGGCCTGCCGCTGATCCTGGCCGGCCTGGTCCTGATGTACCGCATCGACAACGCGGGCGGCGGCAACGGCGCGCGCATCGCCGGCTTCGTGCTGATCCTGGGCGGCCTGGGCTGGACCACCGCCGCGCGAGTGGTCCGCTCCTCGGTCATCACCGCCAAGAACCAGGACTACGTCGCCGCGGCGCGCATGCTCGGCGCGGGCAACGGCCGCATCATGTGGCGGCACATCCTGCCGAACGCGCTGGCGCCGTTCCTGGTGGTCATCACGATCGCGCTGGGCACGTTCATCGCGGCCGAGGCGTCGCTGTCCTTCCTCGGCGTGGGCCTGGAGCCCCCGGCGCAGTCGTGGGGCCAGCAGATCTCGGCGGCCTCCCCGATCGGCCTGGTGCGCACCAACCCGATCCCGCTGCTCGTCCCGTCCACCTTCCTCGCGCTGACGGTGCTCGCCTTCATCATCATGGGCGACAAGATCCGCGAAGCGTTCGACCCGAAGCTCCGGTGA
- a CDS encoding ABC transporter ATP-binding protein — translation MAHSADAVQGAPRPAGEPLLRVENLVKHFPITQGILFKKKIGAVKAVDGVSFELHRGETLGIVGESGCGKSTLAKLLMRLETPTAGRAVLGGKDIFKMGGRELRRLRRNVQMVMQDPYTSLNPRMTVGDIIGEPYEIHTEVAPKGDRRRRVQELLELVGLNPEHVNRYPHQFSGGQRQRIGIARALALRPEIIVCDEPVSALDVSIQAQVINLLEKLQGELNLSYIFIAHDLSVVRHISDRVGVMYLGKMVELGSDEEIYERPTHPYTQALLSAVPVPDPDARQHRDVIRLVGDVPSPANPPSGCRFRTRCWKAQERCSVEEPLLIRRGVEPHPSACHFAELRQVVG, via the coding sequence ATGGCACACTCCGCTGACGCCGTGCAGGGCGCGCCGCGCCCGGCCGGTGAGCCGCTGCTGCGGGTCGAGAACCTGGTCAAGCACTTCCCGATCACCCAGGGCATCCTCTTCAAGAAGAAGATCGGCGCGGTCAAGGCGGTCGACGGGGTCAGCTTCGAGCTGCACCGCGGCGAGACGCTGGGCATCGTGGGCGAGTCCGGCTGCGGCAAGTCCACGCTGGCCAAGCTGCTGATGCGGCTGGAGACGCCGACCGCCGGCCGGGCCGTGCTCGGCGGCAAGGACATCTTCAAGATGGGCGGCCGCGAGCTGCGCCGGCTGCGCCGCAACGTGCAGATGGTGATGCAGGACCCGTACACCTCGCTGAACCCGCGGATGACCGTGGGCGACATCATCGGCGAGCCGTACGAGATCCACACCGAGGTGGCCCCGAAGGGCGACCGCCGGCGCCGGGTGCAGGAGCTGCTGGAGCTGGTCGGCCTCAACCCGGAGCACGTCAACCGCTACCCGCACCAGTTCTCCGGCGGCCAGCGCCAGCGCATCGGCATCGCCCGCGCGCTGGCCCTGCGGCCCGAGATCATCGTCTGCGACGAGCCGGTGTCGGCGCTGGACGTGTCGATCCAGGCGCAGGTCATCAACCTGCTGGAGAAGCTGCAGGGCGAGCTGAACCTGTCCTACATCTTCATCGCGCACGACCTGTCCGTGGTGCGGCACATCTCCGACCGGGTCGGCGTGATGTACCTGGGCAAGATGGTCGAGCTGGGCTCCGACGAGGAGATCTACGAGCGGCCGACCCACCCGTACACCCAGGCCCTGCTGTCGGCGGTGCCGGTGCCGGACCCGGACGCCCGCCAGCACCGCGACGTCATCCGCCTGGTCGGCGACGTGCCGTCCCCGGCCAACCCGCCGTCGGGCTGCCGCTTCCGCACCCGGTGCTGGAAGGCGCAGGAGCGCTGCTCGGTCGAGGAGCCGCTGCTGATCCGCCGCGGCGTCGAGCCGCACCCCAGCGCCTGCCACTTCGCGGAGCTGCGCCAGGTCGTGGGCTGA
- a CDS encoding ABC transporter permease, whose product MFRYLVRRLLQMILVFLGTTFIVFALMFAGGEGDPIQNLAGEKPVSASQRAQLIEKFHLNDGFFERYWYYLKDLVTGNLGESLTGRDIGTMIAEAFPATAMLATIAILVTILFGVSAGVIAGIRRGSIFDNSTLVLTLVIIGIPTVVLAPLGQLLFGVKFPIFPATANNPPTWYELILPGIVLGLLSVATAMRLTRASVAENLRADFVRTAKSKGMPGRRVIGVHVLRNSLIPIVTFIGVELGSLMGGAIITERVFNISGVGNLLYKNLRLGDAPVVIGTVSVLVIVFLVANLIVDLLYAVLDPRIRYE is encoded by the coding sequence ATGTTCCGCTACCTAGTGCGGCGCCTGCTACAGATGATCCTGGTCTTCCTCGGGACCACGTTCATCGTGTTCGCGCTCATGTTCGCCGGCGGCGAAGGCGACCCGATCCAGAACCTGGCCGGCGAGAAGCCGGTCAGCGCCAGCCAGCGCGCTCAGCTGATCGAGAAGTTCCACCTCAACGACGGCTTCTTCGAGCGCTACTGGTACTACCTCAAGGACCTCGTCACCGGAAACCTCGGTGAGTCCCTGACCGGCCGCGACATCGGCACCATGATCGCGGAGGCCTTCCCGGCCACCGCCATGCTCGCGACGATCGCCATCCTGGTCACGATCCTCTTCGGCGTCAGCGCCGGAGTGATCGCCGGCATCCGGCGCGGCAGCATCTTCGACAACTCGACGCTGGTCCTGACGCTGGTCATCATCGGCATCCCGACCGTGGTGCTCGCGCCGCTGGGCCAGTTGCTGTTCGGCGTGAAGTTCCCGATCTTCCCGGCCACCGCGAACAACCCGCCCACCTGGTACGAGCTGATCCTGCCCGGCATCGTGCTGGGCCTGCTGTCGGTGGCGACCGCGATGCGGCTGACCAGAGCGTCGGTCGCGGAGAACCTGCGCGCGGACTTCGTGCGTACGGCCAAGTCGAAGGGCATGCCCGGCCGCCGTGTGATCGGCGTGCACGTGCTGCGCAACTCGCTGATCCCGATCGTCACCTTCATCGGTGTCGAGCTGGGCTCGCTGATGGGCGGCGCGATCATCACCGAGCGCGTTTTCAACATCTCCGGCGTCGGCAACCTGCTCTACAAGAACCTCCGGCTGGGCGACGCGCCGGTCGTCATCGGCACGGTCAGCGTGCTGGTGATCGTGTTCCTGGTCGCGAACCTGATCGTGGACCTGCTGTACGCGGTGCTCGACCCGCGGATCCGGTACGAGTAG
- the purN gene encoding phosphoribosylglycinamide formyltransferase → MTARLVVLVSGSGTNLQALLDACADPAYGATVVAVGADRDGIAGLTRAQDAGVPTFVARVPDYPTRQAWDEGFTELVAEHKPDLVIGAGFLKLVGEAFLDRFGGRYVNTHNALLPAFPGMHGPRDALAYGVKLAGATLHFVDGGVDTGPIIAQVAVPVLDDDTEDTLSERIKEAERAQLVDFVGRLSRDGWTINGRKVIVG, encoded by the coding sequence GTGACCGCTCGCCTCGTCGTCCTGGTCTCCGGTTCCGGTACCAATCTGCAGGCTCTGCTCGACGCATGCGCCGACCCCGCGTACGGCGCGACCGTCGTCGCCGTCGGGGCCGACCGCGACGGCATCGCCGGCCTCACCCGCGCGCAGGACGCCGGGGTGCCCACCTTCGTCGCCCGAGTCCCCGACTACCCCACCCGGCAGGCGTGGGACGAGGGCTTCACCGAGCTGGTCGCGGAGCACAAGCCCGACCTGGTGATCGGCGCGGGCTTCCTCAAGCTGGTGGGCGAGGCGTTCCTGGACCGGTTCGGCGGACGCTACGTGAACACCCACAACGCGCTGCTGCCGGCGTTCCCCGGCATGCACGGCCCGCGTGACGCGCTGGCGTACGGGGTGAAGCTGGCCGGGGCCACGCTGCACTTCGTCGACGGCGGCGTGGACACCGGCCCGATCATCGCGCAGGTCGCGGTGCCGGTGCTCGACGACGACACCGAGGACACCCTCTCCGAGCGCATCAAGGAGGCCGAGCGCGCCCAGCTGGTCGACTTCGTCGGCCGGCTGTCCCGCGACGGCTGGACCATCAACGGCAGAAAGGTGATCGTCGGATGA
- the purH gene encoding bifunctional phosphoribosylaminoimidazolecarboxamide formyltransferase/IMP cyclohydrolase: MSAEERKPIRRALISVWDKTGLEGLAAALRRHGVEIVSTGSTAQQLETTGAPVTRVEELTGFPECLDGRVKTLHPRVHAGLLADVRLDTHRAQLAELEVEAFDLLISNLYPFSETVASGASMDECIEKIDIGGPAMVRAAAKNHANVAVVTSPDAYPVVLAALEAGGFTLADRRALAARAFADIADYDIAVANWCAQELAPAEPAAAEISWPEYAGLGVWRKNVLRYGENPHQAAALYIDPAAAPGLARAQQLGGKEMSYNNYIDTDAAWRTVHDFAGVHAVAVIKHANPCGIAISTESAADAHAKAHACDPVSAYGGIIAVNSEVTVELAEQIKDIFTEVVVAPAYSTEALDILTTKKNLRILLAPAYRPNRVELRQISGGMLVQTRDDFSADGDDADNWRLAAGEPASAEVLADLEFAWGAVRAVKSNAILLAKDGASVGVGMGQVNRVDSCRLAVSRAGERASGAVAASDAFFPFADGLQILLDAGVTAVVQPGGSIRDEEVIAAAKAAGITLYLTGSRHFAH; encoded by the coding sequence ATGAGTGCGGAGGAGCGCAAGCCCATTCGCCGTGCGCTGATCAGCGTGTGGGACAAGACCGGGCTGGAGGGGCTGGCCGCGGCGCTGCGGCGGCACGGCGTCGAGATCGTCTCCACCGGTTCCACCGCGCAGCAGCTGGAGACGACCGGCGCGCCGGTGACCCGGGTCGAGGAGCTGACCGGCTTTCCCGAGTGCCTCGACGGCCGGGTGAAGACGCTGCACCCGCGGGTGCACGCGGGCCTGCTGGCCGACGTACGCCTGGACACGCACCGCGCGCAGCTGGCCGAGCTGGAGGTCGAGGCGTTCGACCTGCTCATCTCCAACCTGTATCCGTTCTCCGAGACGGTGGCCTCGGGCGCGTCCATGGACGAGTGCATCGAGAAGATCGACATCGGCGGCCCGGCCATGGTGCGCGCGGCGGCCAAGAACCACGCCAACGTCGCGGTGGTCACCTCGCCCGACGCGTACCCGGTGGTGCTGGCGGCGCTGGAGGCCGGCGGCTTCACCCTGGCGGACCGCCGCGCGCTGGCCGCGCGGGCCTTCGCCGACATCGCCGACTACGACATCGCGGTGGCCAACTGGTGCGCCCAGGAGCTGGCTCCCGCCGAGCCCGCCGCCGCCGAGATCAGCTGGCCGGAGTACGCCGGTCTGGGCGTGTGGCGCAAGAACGTGCTGCGCTACGGCGAGAACCCGCACCAGGCCGCGGCGCTCTACATCGACCCGGCGGCCGCGCCCGGCCTGGCCCGCGCGCAGCAGCTCGGCGGCAAGGAGATGTCGTACAACAACTACATCGACACCGACGCCGCCTGGCGCACCGTGCACGACTTCGCGGGCGTGCACGCGGTGGCCGTGATCAAGCACGCCAACCCGTGCGGCATCGCGATCTCGACCGAGTCGGCGGCGGACGCGCACGCCAAGGCGCACGCCTGCGACCCGGTCTCGGCGTACGGCGGCATCATCGCGGTCAACTCCGAGGTCACCGTCGAGCTGGCGGAGCAGATCAAGGACATCTTCACCGAGGTGGTGGTGGCCCCGGCGTACAGCACCGAGGCGCTGGACATCCTCACCACGAAGAAGAACCTGCGCATCCTGCTGGCCCCGGCGTACCGGCCCAACCGGGTGGAGCTGCGGCAGATCTCCGGCGGCATGCTGGTGCAGACCCGCGACGACTTCTCCGCCGACGGCGACGACGCGGACAACTGGCGGCTGGCCGCCGGTGAGCCCGCCTCGGCCGAGGTGCTCGCCGACCTGGAGTTCGCCTGGGGCGCGGTGCGCGCGGTGAAGTCCAACGCGATCCTGCTGGCCAAGGACGGCGCCAGCGTGGGCGTAGGCATGGGCCAGGTCAACCGGGTGGACTCGTGCCGGCTCGCGGTGTCCCGCGCCGGTGAGCGGGCCAGCGGCGCGGTGGCCGCCTCGGACGCGTTCTTCCCGTTCGCCGACGGGCTGCAGATCCTGCTCGACGCCGGGGTGACCGCGGTGGTCCAGCCGGGCGGCTCGATCCGCGACGAGGAGGTCATCGCCGCGGCCAAGGCCGCCGGGATCACCCTCTACCTGACGGGCTCGCGCCACTTCGCGCACTGA
- a CDS encoding ABC transporter substrate-binding protein has protein sequence MQVRRLAAWAALPLAVTLGLTACGKSGGDSGSANQNGVVSIGISEPKHLIPTNTAETGGSQVLSALFAPLVDFDEANKPFEVAAQEITTTDNKTWTVKLKDGWTFHNGEPVTADSYINAWNYGAYGPNAQDNNYFFDKIEGYKAMNPAEATATPEANTLTGLKKVDDKTFTVTLSAPFSEFKSLLGYTAFYPLPKAAWESDTAAPLVLKKDFEQAPVGNGPFKIKGTWQHDSQVEVEKYDAFAGTKPHIGGALFKIYQNSDAEYADLLANNLDVVKQIPTESLSTVQGDLGDRFQQSPSSSFTFLAFPTFDPRFKDVDVRKAISMAIDREEIANKIFQGSQKAAYSFTSPVVAGYRDKTCGTACEFNPTEAKSLYEKAKGPKELNISYNADGPHKQWVEATCNQLKTNLGVDCVATPEPKFADLLTKVKAKEDVGMFRLGWAFDYPSMENYLGPLYSTNGSSNYYGYSNPEFDSLVKAGTEAPTTDEAIKKYQEAEDILAKDLPVLPLRFGQNVFGHSTKVKNVAIDLFTRVDLNKIESVG, from the coding sequence ATGCAGGTCCGCAGGCTCGCCGCCTGGGCCGCACTTCCGCTCGCTGTCACCCTGGGCCTGACGGCCTGTGGCAAGAGCGGTGGCGACTCGGGAAGCGCCAACCAGAACGGCGTCGTTTCGATCGGTATTTCCGAACCGAAGCACCTGATCCCCACGAACACCGCCGAGACCGGCGGTTCGCAGGTGCTCTCCGCGCTGTTCGCCCCCCTGGTCGACTTCGACGAGGCCAACAAGCCCTTCGAGGTCGCGGCCCAGGAGATCACCACCACGGACAACAAGACGTGGACCGTCAAGCTGAAGGACGGCTGGACGTTCCACAACGGCGAGCCGGTGACCGCCGACAGCTACATCAACGCCTGGAACTACGGCGCCTACGGCCCGAACGCCCAGGACAACAACTACTTCTTCGACAAGATCGAAGGCTACAAGGCCATGAACCCGGCTGAGGCGACCGCCACGCCGGAGGCCAACACCCTCACCGGCCTGAAGAAGGTCGACGACAAGACCTTCACGGTCACCCTGAGCGCGCCGTTCAGCGAGTTCAAGTCGCTGCTGGGCTACACCGCGTTCTACCCGCTGCCGAAGGCCGCGTGGGAGAGCGACACCGCCGCTCCGCTGGTCCTCAAGAAGGACTTCGAGCAGGCGCCGGTCGGCAACGGCCCGTTCAAGATCAAGGGCACCTGGCAGCACGACTCCCAGGTCGAGGTCGAGAAGTACGACGCGTTCGCGGGCACCAAGCCGCACATCGGCGGCGCCCTGTTCAAGATCTACCAGAACAGCGACGCCGAGTACGCCGACCTGCTGGCGAACAACCTCGACGTCGTGAAGCAGATCCCGACCGAGAGCCTGTCGACGGTGCAGGGCGACCTGGGCGACCGCTTCCAGCAGTCCCCGTCGTCGAGCTTCACCTTCCTGGCGTTCCCGACGTTCGACCCGCGTTTCAAGGACGTGGACGTGCGTAAGGCGATCTCGATGGCGATCGACCGCGAGGAGATCGCGAACAAGATCTTCCAGGGTTCGCAGAAGGCGGCGTACTCCTTCACCTCGCCGGTCGTCGCGGGCTACCGCGACAAGACCTGCGGCACGGCGTGCGAGTTCAACCCGACCGAGGCCAAGTCGCTGTACGAGAAGGCGAAGGGCCCGAAGGAGCTGAACATCAGCTACAACGCCGACGGCCCGCACAAGCAGTGGGTCGAGGCCACCTGCAACCAGCTGAAGACGAACCTGGGCGTGGACTGCGTGGCCACCCCGGAGCCGAAGTTCGCCGACCTGCTCACCAAGGTCAAGGCGAAGGAGGACGTCGGCATGTTCCGCCTGGGCTGGGCCTTCGACTACCCGTCGATGGAGAACTACCTGGGCCCGCTGTACTCGACCAACGGTTCGTCGAACTACTACGGCTACAGCAACCCGGAGTTCGACAGCCTGGTCAAGGCCGGCACCGAGGCGCCGACCACGGACGAGGCCATCAAGAAGTACCAGGAGGCCGAGGACATCCTCGCCAAGGACCTGCCGGTCCTGCCCCTGCGCTTCGGCCAGAACGTCTTCGGTCACTCGACCAAGGTGAAGAACGTCGCGATCGACCTGTTCACCCGCGTCGACCTCAACAAGATCGAGTCGGTCGGCTGA